The DNA region TCGACCCGGCGTCGGCTCAGCAGGAGTACGCCCGGCTGATGGGCCACGGCGAGCAGGTGTACGCCGCCTACCGGCTGATCCGCGACACCATCCTGCTCACCGACCGCCGCATGATCTTCGTCGACAAGCAGGGCATGACCGGCAAGAAGGTCGAGTACCACTCGGTGCCCTACCGCAGCATCACGCACTTCTCGGTCGAGACCGCGGGCCACTTCGACCTGGACGCGGAGCTGAAGATATGGATCTCCAGCAACCCCGTGCCGATCGAGAAGACCTTCACCAAGGGCGTCGACATCTACGAGGTGCAGGCGATACTCACCCAGTTCGTGGCCAGGTAGGGCCCGGTTCGCGGGCTGTAAGTCGCCGGGTGGTCGCCGAGTAGTCGCGGGGACGGGGACCGGGTACGTTCATGGGTGCACTGCACAGCAATCCAGGGAACGACCCCCCATGATCTTCATCACCGTAAAGTTCACCGTCCGCCCCGAGCGGAGCGAGACGTGGCTCGACCTCGTCGACGACTTCACGCGGGCCACCCGCGAGGAGCCGGGCAACCTGTTCTTCGAGTGGTCGCGCAGCGTCGACAACCCGCACCAGTTCGTCCTCGTCGAGGCGTTCCGCGACGGCGAGGCGGGCGCTGCGCACGTGGAGTCCGCGCACTTCAAGGCCGCGATGGACACCATGTCGTACGCCATCGCCGAGATCCCCCAGATCGTCAGCACCGACATCCCCGGCATGGACGGGTGGGGGCGGATGGGCGAGGTCGCGCCGCGCGAGGCCTGACCTGATCGGACGCGTGTGGGGTCCAGGACAGTTCTTGTCCTGGACCCCACACGCGTCCGTACGTACGTCATGTGCGTCCGGTCAGGCGGCCGGCACCCGGTCCAGGAACCCGTGCACCGCCCGGATCCGGCCGTCCTCCGCCAGGACGATCACGTCGAACCCGGCCACCGGCGCCGAGCCGTCCGCGTCCGACACCAGCTCCCAGGTGAAGCGGGCGATGCCGTGGTGGCCGTCGACCTCACCGGTGTGGCGGAACGAGAAGCCGGGGAACTGCTCCCGGGCCCCGGCGATCACCGCGGCGACCCTCGCGTGCCCCGAGACGTCGGCCAGCGGGTCGGTGTACGTGCCGTCCTCGGTCCACGCGGCGGCCACGGCCTTGGTCAGGCTCGCGGGGTCGGCGCTGTTCCAGGCCTCGAAGTAGCGGGCGACGGCGGTCTCGTGAACGTCCTGTGCGGCCATGGGTGTTCGCCTCCGGCGTGGTCGTGGTTCGGGTCCTGTCCCCCGGAGACCGGGCGGAGTGCGCCGCCCGGGCCCCGGTGACCCCAACACTGCCGGGCGGGCCCGCCGGGGGCGATTACGCCCGAGGTAATGCCGACGGGCCGGTGCCGGTACGCGCCCGAGGGGCCCCACCCGCCACGGTCGGCGCACGCATGACTTTCGCCGCCGCCCCACCTGTGCTTGCCTGGGGGCTGATTCCGTGGGGTGGGACGGGAGTTGGCGGATGCGCAAGGTGTGGTGGGTCGGAGTGCTGCTCGGCGCGCTCCTGGTGGCAGGGTGCGGGGACCCGGGCTCCGACGGCGGCAGCGACCAGGGGGCGCCGCCCGCCCCCGTCCCGGGCGACCCCACCGACGGCGCCTCCCCGACCACCCGGGGCCGCGCGGAGGCGGACCGCGACGCCCGCGGCGAGCGGGACGGGCGGAACGGGCCCGACAGGCGCGCCGGCACCGGGAAGAAGGACCGGCCGCGCCCCACCACCCGCCCCAAGGTCCTCTACCTCGGCGACTCCCTCGCCATGGAGAACCAACGCGTCCTCGGCACCCTCGTGCGCGACCAGCTCGGCGCCCGCTACACCAGCGCGCCCTACTCCGGCACGACCCTCTGCGACTACCTGGAGGGAACCGGCAAGGACTCCCTCGTACCGGACAAGCACAAGGCGGCGACGCTCGTGCGCGAACTGCGGCCCGACTATGTGGTGCTGCAGTTCTGGGGCAACGCCTGGGGCTACACGCCCTGCATGGAGGGCATCACCTACGACAAGGCACAGGGCCGGTACTTCTCGCGGTACGCGGCCGACGCGCGCCGTCTCACGGGGCAGATCACCGACGCCGCGCGCGAGGCGGGCGGCAAGCGGCCCCGAGTGGTGTGGGTGTCGCAGGGCCCGGACCCGATGACCCCGGACCGGGTGCGCCGCGTCAACGCGCTCTACCGTCAACAGGCGGCGGCGAGCGGCGACTTGGTCTCGGACGCGGGCAAGGCCGTCAGCCCGGCCGCCGCCCGGCACACCTGGGTGGAGAAGCTGCCCTGCACGGCGTACGAGCGCGCCCACCGCGCGTACTGCACCGAGCCGGAGAGCGACCGCACCGCCCTGCACCGCTCCGACGACCCGCTGCACTTCTGCCTGGCCCCGACGACCGCCAAGTCCCGTCCGTGTCCTGTGCCTTCACCGGGCATCCGGCGCATCGGGCAGGCGGTCGCGGACACGCTGCGGGCGCAGGAGACCCGCTGACGCCACCGGTCGGGCCCGCTAGCGGCGCCAGGCGCTGTAGGACATGACGTCCCCGGCCTCGACCGCGAACCTCGGCCGGTCCTTGGTGAACATCACCTCCAGGCCGAGCGGTTCGCCCGTGTCGGGGTCGAGGATCAGCATGTGGCGCAGGTGCTCGTCGCGGGAGTCGAGGACGTAGGCCTGGCCGGAGCGGCCGAGCCGGTCGGTGACCGTGCCCGCGGGCCGCAGGCCGCCGCTGTCGGCGAGGAGCCTGGCCAGGGCGGCGCTCTCGCGGGCGCCGAGCGTCCAGGTGTCGAGCAGCGAGGGCAGCGCGTCGAGGACCTCGCGGGTGCTCGCGGGCGTGGTGCGGCGCGGGAAGCCGGGCTCGTGGACCTCGGTGAGGTAGTCGCGCAGGGCGGCGGCGGTGTGCGGCGGGCGGGAGCGGGGCGGGGCGTCGGACCGGCTCGGCGGGTGGATGCGCTCGCTGATCACCTTGCCGTCGGCCTTGACGCGCTCGGTGCGGCTGCCGTCCGGCTGCCAGCGCACCTCCCGCTCCTCGGGCAGCGTGACGGGGCGCTCGGCGTCCGGGCCCTCGTCCAGGGCGATGCTCCAGGTCTGCACGTGGGCGCCCCTGCGCAGCCGGGGTCCGCCGTCGCGGGCGGCGGCCTCGGCGCGGTCGGCGACGCGGTCGAGCGTCAGGGCGGCGCTGTCGCGCGGGTGCAGGGCGCCGGGCACGGCGGCGGTGGCGGGCGCGGCGGCCAGGTCGGGCACGGTGAGCGCGAGCACGGCGGCGAAGGCGACGGCGGCGGCCTCGGCCCACAGCACGACGCGGCGGCGGGCGCGGCGGGCCCGGGTGCGGTGCAGGAGCTGGTTGAGGCCGCGCTCGGCGACGGCGTTCAGGGGGCGGTCGCGCCAGGGCCCGGTGGTGGCGGAGACGGGGTTGGCGGCGCGCAGGAGGTCGAGGTCGGCGTCGTGGGCGTCGCGCCGGTCGTCCAGGTGGTCAGTCACGGCTCTCTCCCGCTCGTACGTTCATCTGCATCCGGTCGATCTCCGCGCGGAGTCTGCGGCGGGCCCGGTGCAGCCGCATCGCCGCCGCGCCGGGGCTGCACTCCAGGGCCACCGCGAGCTCGTCGACGCCCAACTCCTCCCAGGTGGTCAGGCGAAGGGCCTCCTGGTCGGCGGGGGAGAGCCGGGCCAGGGCCTCGTGCACCCAGGAGCCGGGGCGTTCGGTGTCCGGGCTGTCCACGATCTGATGGCCGTGGGCGCTCTCGTTCAGGCCGATGCGGTGCAGCAGGCGCCGCCTCCGCCCGAGGCCGCGCACCGTGTTGGCCAGGCAGTTGCGGGCGACGGCGTAGAGCCAGGGCAGCGGTGCCTCGGGGAGTTCGGCGCGGCGCCGCCAGGCTATGGAGAAGACGTCCGCCACGACCTCCTCGACCTCGTGGGCCTCCCCCGCGTCGAGCCTGCGCGCGACGAACCGGCTCACCGCCCAGTAGTGCTCGCGGTAGGCGGCCGCGAAGGAATCGTCCGTGCTCATGGACCGTAGGTGTCCGGCATGCGTCCGATCCTCACACCCGGCCGCTGTGATTCTCGCGGCAGGGGTGTCCGGTGATGCCGGGCCGCCTCCCGGACACGTACGGGGCATGAGGTCAACCGTGAAGTGGCTCACGACCACGGACCACAAGACGATCGGCACGCTGTATCTGGTGACGTCGTTCGCGTTCTTCTGCATCGGCGGGGTGCTGGCGCTGTTCATGCGCGCCGAGCTGGCCCGGCCCGGCACGCAGATCATGTCGAACGAGCAGTTCAACCAGGCGTTCACGATGCACGGCACGATCATGCTGCTGATGTTCGCGACGCCGCTGTTCGCGGGCTTCGCGAACTGGATCATGCCGCTCCAGATCGGCGCGCCCGACGTCGCGTTCCCGCGCCTGAACATGTTCGCCTACTGGCTGTACCTGTTCGGCTCGCTGATCGCCGT from Streptomyces flavofungini includes:
- a CDS encoding PH domain-containing protein, producing the protein MALFGNAHTVDPASAQQEYARLMGHGEQVYAAYRLIRDTILLTDRRMIFVDKQGMTGKKVEYHSVPYRSITHFSVETAGHFDLDAELKIWISSNPVPIEKTFTKGVDIYEVQAILTQFVAR
- a CDS encoding putative quinol monooxygenase translates to MIFITVKFTVRPERSETWLDLVDDFTRATREEPGNLFFEWSRSVDNPHQFVLVEAFRDGEAGAAHVESAHFKAAMDTMSYAIAEIPQIVSTDIPGMDGWGRMGEVAPREA
- a CDS encoding nuclear transport factor 2 family protein yields the protein MAAQDVHETAVARYFEAWNSADPASLTKAVAAAWTEDGTYTDPLADVSGHARVAAVIAGAREQFPGFSFRHTGEVDGHHGIARFTWELVSDADGSAPVAGFDVIVLAEDGRIRAVHGFLDRVPAA
- a CDS encoding SGNH/GDSL hydrolase family protein, translating into MRKVWWVGVLLGALLVAGCGDPGSDGGSDQGAPPAPVPGDPTDGASPTTRGRAEADRDARGERDGRNGPDRRAGTGKKDRPRPTTRPKVLYLGDSLAMENQRVLGTLVRDQLGARYTSAPYSGTTLCDYLEGTGKDSLVPDKHKAATLVRELRPDYVVLQFWGNAWGYTPCMEGITYDKAQGRYFSRYAADARRLTGQITDAAREAGGKRPRVVWVSQGPDPMTPDRVRRVNALYRQQAAASGDLVSDAGKAVSPAAARHTWVEKLPCTAYERAHRAYCTEPESDRTALHRSDDPLHFCLAPTTAKSRPCPVPSPGIRRIGQAVADTLRAQETR
- a CDS encoding CU044_5270 family protein produces the protein MTDHLDDRRDAHDADLDLLRAANPVSATTGPWRDRPLNAVAERGLNQLLHRTRARRARRRVVLWAEAAAVAFAAVLALTVPDLAAAPATAAVPGALHPRDSAALTLDRVADRAEAAARDGGPRLRRGAHVQTWSIALDEGPDAERPVTLPEEREVRWQPDGSRTERVKADGKVISERIHPPSRSDAPPRSRPPHTAAALRDYLTEVHEPGFPRRTTPASTREVLDALPSLLDTWTLGARESAALARLLADSGGLRPAGTVTDRLGRSGQAYVLDSRDEHLRHMLILDPDTGEPLGLEVMFTKDRPRFAVEAGDVMSYSAWRR
- a CDS encoding RNA polymerase sigma factor, giving the protein MSTDDSFAAAYREHYWAVSRFVARRLDAGEAHEVEEVVADVFSIAWRRRAELPEAPLPWLYAVARNCLANTVRGLGRRRRLLHRIGLNESAHGHQIVDSPDTERPGSWVHEALARLSPADQEALRLTTWEELGVDELAVALECSPGAAAMRLHRARRRLRAEIDRMQMNVRAGESRD